The proteins below come from a single Corynebacterium glyciniphilum AJ 3170 genomic window:
- a CDS encoding YeeE/YedE thiosulfate transporter family protein yields the protein MLITGLAVGAVLGFVMQRGRFCVTGFLRDIFTQWTWRGVTALLVVIAVHAVGLTALMSAGVIDPVVSDFAPLAVIIGGFVFGLGIVLAGGCASGTWYRSGEGLVGSWIALAMYALSSAAMNYGPLSGMNDWLGGFTVGATTVPETLGVSPWVFVLLVVAVTVVLVRRFVLQDRAVPKPATLAPTKTGLAHILTEKPWHFYVTAAVIGVIGVIAWPLSAATGRNSGLGITTPSADLASWLTTANPANWNWGVLLVLGILVGSFIAAKVSGEFRVRVPDGRQAVRSVVGGVMMGVGAVWAGGCTVGNGMVQTSLFSYQGWVAIVAIALGVGAAAKIWLKPDQPYNPQDDGPSRRVDGDLAPAAAEIPGGTRTSGSAVLTAPVVNASALGVVGSSPADKGSLTDLGNGRWKMDTLGAVCPFPLIEAKDAMKRINVGEELVIEFDCTQATDALPRWAATDGHEVTQFETAGDAGWVIAVKRGA from the coding sequence ATGCTCATCACCGGACTGGCCGTCGGCGCCGTCCTCGGTTTCGTCATGCAACGCGGACGGTTCTGCGTCACCGGCTTCCTGCGCGACATCTTCACCCAGTGGACGTGGCGTGGGGTGACCGCGCTCCTGGTCGTCATCGCCGTCCATGCTGTGGGGCTCACCGCCCTGATGAGCGCCGGGGTCATCGACCCGGTCGTCAGCGATTTCGCTCCGCTGGCCGTCATCATCGGCGGCTTCGTCTTCGGCCTCGGCATCGTGCTGGCTGGCGGATGCGCCTCCGGCACCTGGTACCGGTCCGGGGAGGGGCTCGTCGGCTCGTGGATCGCCTTGGCAATGTATGCGTTGTCCTCAGCGGCGATGAACTACGGTCCACTGTCGGGCATGAACGACTGGCTCGGCGGGTTCACCGTCGGCGCCACGACGGTACCCGAGACCCTTGGCGTCAGCCCGTGGGTATTTGTTCTCCTCGTCGTCGCTGTCACTGTGGTGTTGGTACGTCGTTTTGTCCTGCAGGACCGTGCCGTCCCGAAACCGGCCACCCTCGCTCCGACGAAGACTGGCCTGGCACACATCCTCACCGAGAAGCCGTGGCACTTCTACGTCACCGCTGCGGTCATCGGTGTCATCGGCGTGATCGCCTGGCCACTGTCGGCTGCCACCGGACGAAATTCCGGGCTCGGCATCACCACTCCCTCGGCGGATCTGGCCTCCTGGCTGACCACGGCGAACCCGGCGAACTGGAACTGGGGCGTCCTGCTGGTACTCGGCATCCTCGTCGGTTCTTTCATCGCGGCCAAGGTGTCAGGCGAGTTCCGGGTCCGGGTTCCGGACGGACGGCAGGCGGTACGCTCCGTCGTGGGCGGCGTGATGATGGGCGTCGGCGCGGTGTGGGCCGGTGGCTGCACCGTCGGTAACGGTATGGTCCAGACATCACTGTTCAGCTACCAGGGGTGGGTTGCGATTGTGGCTATTGCTCTCGGCGTCGGTGCGGCAGCGAAGATCTGGCTGAAGCCGGACCAGCCCTACAACCCGCAGGACGACGGCCCGTCCCGACGTGTGGACGGAGATCTCGCCCCTGCCGCGGCCGAGATCCCGGGCGGCACCAGGACGTCAGGCAGTGCCGTGCTCACCGCACCAGTCGTGAATGCTTCCGCGCTGGGGGTCGTCGGTTCGTCCCCCGCTGACAAGGGCAGTCTCACCGACCTCGGCAACGGGCGTTGGAAGATGGACACCCTGGGTGCTGTGTGCCCGTTCCCGCTGATCGAGGCGAAAGACGCGATGAAGCGGATCAACGTCGGAGAAGAACTCGTCATTGAATTCGACTGCACCCAGGCGACGGATGCGCTGCCGCGTTGGGCGGCGACGGACGGACACGAGGTCACCCAGTTCGAGACCGCCGGGGACGCCGGTTGGGTGATCGCCGTGAAACGCGGCGCGTAG
- a CDS encoding alpha/beta fold hydrolase, whose protein sequence is MSVLAVLAAVAVTAGELPPALADTTTSRDITWEACPDQVTVDTVECGRIEVPMYHAEPDGEQLSVGFVRVPAGDPDARRGTLFAVPGGPGDDAYTHIGAQDHLLQWPQDMKNEWDMVAVQPRGLVGSTPLDCDHEPTGWDPLRANLTESAGYFQAACEIGTPGYTDSVNTSEIAHDLDDVRAALGENTVSVMGVSYGTHLGSAYSTLFPEHTDKLVLDSGSDQKRTWAGTLDDQTGGYTGALHDFPEWTADNNDAYGLGKTPLEVYRAWSRVIVEESGTNPTVVPPPAQIGDLPEGLQWAGQPAADILTATGQPQAQLENLFRMVSAPGARQSASPTLAATRQVLPQPQFWGELAEIINGTTQLPSPEEQIEAQADADPELLTQVETAQAMQSMVICNENRVAADPLRIPGALWNNFVEQDVFSLPGDTAAAGISCAGIEPNAPVVDINGDALDVRPLQIQGTGDPQTIYRTHRPMAEAMNSHVISVDGPGHAQVGVGNTDVDDTVVDYLRTGTTEVTAAPSRPVG, encoded by the coding sequence ATGTCCGTCCTCGCCGTCCTGGCAGCCGTCGCGGTTACCGCCGGCGAGCTCCCACCAGCCCTGGCTGACACCACCACGTCCCGGGACATCACCTGGGAAGCCTGTCCCGACCAGGTCACCGTGGATACCGTGGAGTGCGGACGTATCGAGGTCCCGATGTACCACGCAGAACCGGACGGCGAACAGCTCTCCGTCGGCTTCGTCCGCGTCCCTGCCGGCGACCCTGACGCACGCAGGGGGACGCTGTTCGCCGTTCCCGGCGGCCCTGGGGACGATGCGTACACCCACATCGGCGCTCAGGACCACCTGCTCCAGTGGCCACAGGACATGAAGAACGAGTGGGACATGGTCGCCGTCCAACCACGTGGCCTTGTCGGCTCCACGCCTCTGGACTGTGACCACGAACCGACCGGCTGGGACCCGTTGCGCGCGAACCTCACGGAATCGGCAGGCTATTTCCAGGCTGCTTGCGAGATCGGCACGCCCGGCTACACCGATTCGGTCAATACCTCGGAAATCGCACACGATCTCGACGATGTCCGTGCAGCCCTCGGCGAGAACACCGTCTCCGTCATGGGGGTGAGCTACGGGACCCACCTCGGATCCGCCTACTCGACCTTGTTCCCGGAGCACACCGACAAACTCGTCCTCGATTCCGGGTCGGACCAGAAAAGAACCTGGGCAGGCACCCTCGATGATCAGACCGGCGGCTATACCGGTGCACTCCACGACTTCCCGGAATGGACCGCGGACAACAACGACGCCTACGGACTCGGTAAGACACCTCTGGAGGTGTACCGAGCCTGGTCACGGGTGATCGTGGAGGAATCCGGAACGAATCCGACGGTGGTTCCGCCGCCGGCCCAGATCGGTGACCTGCCCGAAGGACTACAGTGGGCCGGTCAGCCCGCTGCGGACATCCTCACCGCAACAGGCCAGCCGCAGGCCCAACTGGAGAACCTGTTCCGCATGGTCAGCGCCCCTGGCGCGAGGCAATCTGCATCACCGACCCTGGCGGCTACACGCCAGGTTCTGCCACAGCCGCAGTTCTGGGGAGAACTGGCAGAGATCATCAACGGCACCACACAGCTCCCCTCGCCGGAGGAGCAGATTGAAGCCCAAGCTGACGCTGACCCCGAGCTCCTAACCCAGGTGGAGACAGCCCAGGCCATGCAGTCCATGGTGATCTGCAACGAGAACCGGGTCGCTGCAGACCCCCTGAGAATCCCCGGGGCACTGTGGAACAACTTCGTCGAACAGGACGTCTTCTCCCTCCCCGGTGACACTGCCGCGGCAGGAATCAGCTGTGCTGGCATCGAGCCGAACGCTCCGGTCGTGGACATCAACGGTGATGCCCTGGACGTCCGGCCGCTCCAGATCCAGGGCACCGGCGATCCACAGACCATCTACCGCACCCACCGGCCCATGGCGGAGGCGATGAACAGTCACGTCATCAGCGTGGACGGGCCAGGTCACGCCCAGGTCGGCGTGGGCAACACGGATGTGGACGACACCGTCGTGGACTACCTGCGCACCGGCACCACCGAGGTCACCGCCGCTCCGTCGCGACCGGTGGGATGA
- the budA gene encoding acetolactate decarboxylase, giving the protein MTDRPVTRHTIFQNSLMTALLDGIYDGEMTVGELLGKGNFGLGTFDALDGEMVIIDGTCYQLRHDGSAVRADLEARSPYAVATNFVPRIRRRAPENIRRSELSDFIDEMTPSENYMYAVRITGRFSDVTTRTVVRQSKPYPPMTEAVGDDAEQHFTDVSGVIAGFRTPIFEKGISVPGCHVHFIDDGRTVGGHVLDFTLAEGKIELCPGTDLDLRLPLTSTFSSANLDPEDLDDQLHATEVKD; this is encoded by the coding sequence ATGACTGACCGTCCTGTCACCCGCCACACCATCTTCCAGAACTCCCTGATGACCGCTCTGCTGGACGGCATCTACGACGGTGAGATGACCGTCGGAGAACTGCTCGGCAAGGGGAACTTCGGGCTGGGCACCTTTGATGCCCTTGACGGCGAGATGGTGATCATCGACGGCACCTGCTACCAGCTGCGGCACGATGGCAGCGCGGTGCGTGCCGACCTGGAGGCGAGGAGCCCGTACGCGGTGGCGACCAACTTCGTGCCGCGGATTCGTCGTCGCGCCCCGGAGAACATCCGGCGTTCCGAACTGTCGGACTTCATCGACGAGATGACACCGTCAGAGAACTACATGTACGCAGTGCGCATCACCGGACGGTTCAGCGACGTGACCACGCGCACCGTCGTCCGGCAGTCGAAGCCGTACCCGCCGATGACCGAGGCGGTGGGCGACGACGCAGAACAGCATTTCACCGATGTGTCCGGGGTGATCGCGGGGTTCCGCACGCCGATCTTCGAGAAGGGGATCTCGGTACCGGGATGCCATGTCCACTTCATCGACGACGGCCGAACCGTGGGCGGGCACGTCCTGGACTTCACGCTCGCCGAGGGCAAGATCGAACTGTGTCCGGGTACGGACCTTGACCTGCGCCTGCCGCTGACGTCGACGTTCTCTTCGGCGAATCTCGATCCCGAAGACCTGGACGACCAGTTGCACGCCACCGAGGTCAAGGACTGA
- a CDS encoding glycerate kinase → MPTALICCDKFKGSASSREVSAALAKGLEFSGCRAVALPLADGGDGTLEVFDDLGYHRRTAMVRGVDGEWVSAEYSLEDAPVGPLTGGRRTAVIEIARACGLEMVSVDGEVPAPESARQAGSWGVGDLIIAALDEGVGRIILGLGGSATTDAGSGMAEALGVVFRDASGGMVTRVRDMASIAAVDLDRLDPRLAEVEVVIASDVRNPLCGPDGAAAVYGPQKGLAPEDIDEVDSAVQGFAAVVEDALGMSGTAELPGAGAAGGLGFMALGLLGAQMRSGVGLVLEETGLVGALGTADLVITGEGRLDAQTLSGKAPAGVAERARENDVPVVAVCGQNQIDADQASALFTAVYSLVDYEPDVEKCLRDPLPILERIGFEIGTGLNR, encoded by the coding sequence ATGCCGACCGCCTTGATCTGTTGCGACAAGTTCAAGGGGTCGGCATCCTCGCGTGAGGTGTCTGCGGCGCTTGCAAAGGGCCTGGAGTTCTCGGGCTGTCGCGCGGTCGCGCTGCCGCTGGCTGACGGCGGTGACGGCACGCTGGAAGTCTTCGATGACCTGGGATACCACCGCAGGACTGCGATGGTCCGTGGTGTGGACGGGGAGTGGGTGTCGGCGGAGTACAGCCTGGAAGATGCCCCTGTGGGTCCCCTGACCGGTGGCCGCCGGACTGCGGTGATCGAGATCGCGCGCGCCTGCGGGCTGGAGATGGTCTCGGTCGACGGCGAGGTACCCGCGCCCGAGTCCGCCCGACAGGCCGGGTCCTGGGGCGTCGGGGACCTCATTATCGCCGCGCTCGACGAGGGCGTCGGGCGGATCATCCTCGGACTCGGCGGGAGCGCCACCACGGACGCGGGGTCCGGCATGGCAGAAGCATTGGGCGTTGTTTTCCGGGATGCGTCCGGTGGCATGGTCACCCGGGTCAGGGACATGGCGTCCATCGCCGCCGTCGACCTGGACAGGCTGGATCCCCGGCTGGCGGAGGTGGAGGTCGTTATCGCTTCCGATGTCCGCAACCCGCTGTGCGGCCCGGACGGGGCAGCGGCAGTCTACGGCCCGCAGAAAGGTCTGGCACCGGAGGACATTGACGAGGTGGACAGTGCCGTCCAGGGTTTTGCCGCTGTGGTCGAGGACGCGCTCGGTATGTCCGGGACAGCCGAGCTTCCTGGTGCGGGTGCAGCCGGTGGTCTCGGATTCATGGCGCTGGGGTTACTGGGCGCGCAGATGCGCTCCGGTGTCGGTCTTGTTCTGGAGGAGACCGGGCTTGTCGGTGCACTCGGCACCGCTGACCTGGTCATTACAGGGGAGGGTCGGCTTGACGCACAGACGCTCAGCGGGAAGGCCCCGGCCGGAGTCGCTGAACGCGCACGGGAGAACGATGTCCCCGTCGTCGCTGTCTGCGGGCAGAATCAGATTGATGCTGACCAGGCCAGCGCCCTGTTCACCGCCGTATACAGCCTCGTGGACTACGAGCCGGACGTGGAGAAGTGCCTCCGCGATCCGCTGCCGATCCTGGAACGCATCGGGTTCGAGATCGGGACAGGGCTCAACCGGTGA
- a CDS encoding phosphoenolpyruvate carboxykinase (GTP), with translation MTIPGLVGQPPTQHEELLAWITEAVELFQPENVVFVDGSREEWDRLTGELVEAGTLTKLNEEKRPNSFLARSNPADVARVESRTFICSEKQEGAGPTNNWAPPAAMKEEMTEHFAGSMRGRTMYVVPFCMGPISDPEPKLGVQLTDSAYVVLSMGVMTRMGQEALDKLGTDGAFVRCLHSVGAPLAPGEQDVPWPCNDTKYITQFPDTKEIWSFGSGYGGNAILAKKCYALRIASVMAKEEGWLAEHMLILKLTSPEGKDYHILGAFPSACGKTNLAMITPTVPGWKAQVVGDDIAWLKFGEDGHLYAVNPENGFFGVAPGTSYGSNPIAMETMEAGNTLFTNVALTDDGDIWWEGIGGETPEHLIDWKGNDWTPDSDEKAAHPNSRYCVPLAQCPVAAPEFDDWKGVKVDAILFGGRRADTVPLVSQTYDWEHATMVGALMASGQTAAQEGAVGTLRHDPMAMLPFIGYNAGEYLQHWIDMGKRGGDKMPDVFLVNWFRRGDDGRFLWPGFGENSRVLKWIVERIEGKVGADETVVGHTARYEDLDLDGVTEPEEDIRTALTAPPEQWASDIEDNDEYLTFLGPKVPEEVWEQFRALKQRVSDAKAAKA, from the coding sequence ATGACCATCCCCGGGCTCGTCGGCCAGCCACCCACCCAGCACGAGGAACTCCTCGCCTGGATTACCGAGGCAGTCGAACTTTTTCAGCCGGAGAACGTGGTCTTCGTTGACGGGTCGCGCGAGGAGTGGGACCGCCTGACCGGCGAACTCGTTGAGGCAGGCACGCTGACCAAGCTCAACGAGGAGAAGCGTCCGAACAGCTTCCTCGCCCGCTCGAACCCGGCGGACGTCGCCCGCGTCGAGTCCCGTACCTTCATCTGCTCCGAGAAGCAGGAAGGCGCCGGCCCCACCAACAACTGGGCGCCGCCGGCGGCGATGAAGGAGGAGATGACCGAGCACTTCGCCGGTTCGATGCGGGGGCGCACCATGTACGTCGTGCCGTTCTGCATGGGCCCGATCAGCGACCCGGAGCCGAAGCTGGGCGTCCAGCTCACCGACTCCGCTTATGTCGTACTCTCCATGGGTGTCATGACCCGCATGGGCCAGGAAGCCCTCGACAAGCTCGGCACGGACGGTGCCTTCGTCCGCTGCCTGCACTCCGTCGGCGCACCCCTGGCTCCCGGTGAGCAGGACGTGCCGTGGCCCTGCAACGACACCAAGTACATCACCCAGTTCCCGGACACCAAGGAGATCTGGTCCTTCGGTTCCGGTTACGGCGGAAACGCCATCCTCGCCAAGAAGTGCTACGCCCTGCGCATCGCCTCGGTCATGGCCAAGGAAGAGGGCTGGCTCGCCGAGCACATGCTGATCCTCAAGCTGACCAGCCCGGAGGGCAAGGACTACCACATCCTCGGCGCTTTCCCGTCCGCCTGCGGCAAGACCAACCTGGCCATGATCACCCCGACCGTCCCGGGCTGGAAGGCGCAGGTCGTCGGGGACGACATTGCCTGGCTGAAGTTCGGTGAGGACGGCCACCTCTACGCCGTGAACCCGGAGAACGGTTTCTTCGGCGTCGCGCCGGGCACCAGCTACGGCTCCAACCCGATCGCCATGGAGACCATGGAGGCCGGGAACACCCTGTTCACCAACGTTGCGCTCACTGACGACGGTGACATCTGGTGGGAGGGCATCGGCGGCGAGACACCGGAGCACCTCATCGACTGGAAGGGCAACGACTGGACGCCTGACTCCGACGAGAAGGCTGCCCACCCCAACTCCCGCTACTGCGTGCCGCTGGCCCAGTGCCCGGTCGCTGCACCGGAGTTCGACGACTGGAAGGGCGTCAAGGTCGACGCCATCCTCTTCGGCGGTCGCCGTGCGGACACCGTCCCGCTGGTCTCCCAGACCTACGACTGGGAGCACGCCACCATGGTCGGTGCGCTGATGGCCTCCGGTCAGACCGCCGCTCAGGAAGGGGCCGTCGGCACCTTGCGTCACGACCCGATGGCGATGCTGCCCTTCATCGGCTACAACGCCGGTGAGTACCTGCAGCACTGGATCGACATGGGCAAGCGCGGCGGCGACAAGATGCCGGACGTCTTCCTGGTCAACTGGTTCCGCCGTGGCGACGACGGCCGCTTCCTGTGGCCCGGGTTCGGTGAGAACAGCCGCGTGCTCAAGTGGATCGTGGAGCGCATCGAGGGCAAGGTGGGCGCGGACGAGACGGTGGTCGGCCACACCGCCCGCTACGAGGACCTCGACCTGGACGGTGTCACCGAGCCGGAGGAGGACATCCGTACCGCGCTGACCGCACCGCCGGAGCAGTGGGCCAGCGACATCGAGGACAACGACGAGTACCTCACCTTCCTCGGCCCCAAGGTGCCTGAGGAGGTCTGGGAGCAGTTCCGCGCCCTGAAGCAGCGCGTCTCGGACGCCAAGGCCGCCAAGGCCTGA
- a CDS encoding DUF6802 family protein translates to MTGWDEIGLPGAAGVDPVVVGGEGPGPIEFGLLLDLGDETFGLPAAHVLPGEESVTLADDTGMTICADTDGDGRVDTLSVVTFDGGWSSWRRQACMDGAAGGTEMATDVSSITAESVGTGECMLGEEPREQGKRTDELGRQDDGVADVPPSTPGNGRGSWDARGWECVDRGNWG, encoded by the coding sequence ATGACCGGGTGGGACGAGATCGGGCTGCCCGGGGCGGCAGGGGTGGATCCGGTGGTAGTCGGGGGAGAGGGGCCGGGCCCGATTGAGTTCGGGTTGCTCCTGGACCTGGGGGACGAGACGTTCGGGCTACCGGCGGCCCATGTTCTGCCAGGGGAGGAGTCGGTCACTTTGGCCGATGACACCGGGATGACCATCTGCGCCGACACGGACGGGGACGGTCGCGTGGACACCTTGTCGGTGGTCACCTTCGACGGTGGATGGTCGTCGTGGCGTCGTCAGGCCTGTATGGACGGCGCGGCGGGAGGAACAGAGATGGCTACAGATGTGTCTTCTATCACAGCGGAGAGTGTCGGTACGGGGGAGTGTATGCTCGGCGAGGAACCGCGGGAACAGGGTAAACGCACCGATGAACTGGGACGACAAGACGACGGGGTGGCTGACGTCCCCCCGTCTACCCCCGGAAACGGACGTGGATCGTGGGACGCGCGCGGGTGGGAATGTGTGGACAGGGGGAACTGGGGTTAG
- the trmB gene encoding tRNA (guanosine(46)-N7)-methyltransferase TrmB, whose translation MSIPDNPPAPRSGGRGRPLQTEFNDGRDYPRLGSFSFRRGTLTGNQENLWEDNWPSLGIELTDDLTDPIDLDDWFDRTGYDTIVEVGSGTGTSTAAMAPLEEDTNIVAVEIYRPGLAKLLGAVVRGGIGNVRMVKGDGVEVLQRLFAPGSLAGVRIYFPDPWPKARHHKRRIIQTGTLHLIASRLRPGGILHVATDHADYAEWIDELVEAEPDLEYLGWPEDEAERNRTVPVLTDRQIITKFEGKGLDKDHTIREYLWRRR comes from the coding sequence ATGTCTATTCCCGATAATCCCCCAGCACCGCGTTCGGGTGGCCGCGGCCGCCCCCTGCAGACCGAGTTTAACGACGGACGCGACTATCCGCGACTGGGTAGCTTCAGTTTCCGACGCGGTACCCTCACCGGCAACCAGGAGAACCTCTGGGAGGACAACTGGCCGTCACTGGGTATTGAGCTCACGGACGACCTGACCGACCCGATCGACCTCGACGACTGGTTCGACCGCACCGGCTACGACACCATCGTCGAGGTCGGTTCCGGTACCGGCACGTCCACTGCGGCCATGGCGCCGCTGGAAGAGGACACCAATATCGTCGCGGTGGAGATCTACCGTCCCGGGTTGGCGAAACTCCTCGGAGCAGTTGTCCGCGGGGGGATCGGGAACGTCCGCATGGTCAAGGGTGACGGGGTCGAGGTGCTGCAGCGGCTCTTCGCCCCCGGCAGCCTCGCCGGGGTGCGCATCTACTTCCCCGACCCGTGGCCGAAAGCCCGGCATCACAAGCGTCGGATCATTCAGACGGGTACGCTGCACCTCATCGCCTCGCGTCTGCGTCCCGGCGGGATCCTGCACGTCGCCACGGACCACGCCGACTACGCCGAATGGATTGATGAACTCGTTGAGGCGGAACCCGACCTGGAGTACCTCGGCTGGCCGGAGGATGAAGCGGAACGCAACCGCACCGTCCCGGTGCTGACCGACCGCCAGATCATCACAAAGTTCGAGGGTAAAGGGCTGGACAAAGACCACACCATCCGCGAGTACCTCTGGAGACGGCGATGA
- a CDS encoding NYN domain-containing protein yields MSGTNPHNESLSYSGQPEQSPVYLLVWDAPNIDMGLGSLLGGRPDAVHRPRFDAVGRWLIDVARDAVQDGAVPAPEATVFTNVAPGSAEQIRGWVDALRNVGFAVFAKPKLTEDSDVDPDMLDHIRRRRDEGVLDGLVVASADGQNFRELLEELAEEIPVTVLGFHEHAHWAVEHETLDFLDLEDIPGVFRAPLPRVNLDSLPDDGAWLQPYRPLSALVR; encoded by the coding sequence ATGAGCGGCACGAACCCGCACAACGAATCCCTGTCCTACAGCGGCCAGCCGGAGCAGTCTCCGGTGTATCTGCTGGTCTGGGATGCACCGAACATCGACATGGGTCTGGGTTCCCTGCTGGGGGGACGCCCGGACGCCGTGCACCGTCCCCGGTTCGACGCCGTCGGCCGCTGGCTGATCGACGTCGCCCGCGACGCCGTGCAGGACGGCGCCGTGCCGGCACCGGAGGCGACCGTGTTCACCAACGTCGCGCCCGGGTCGGCCGAACAGATCCGTGGCTGGGTCGATGCACTGCGCAACGTCGGTTTCGCCGTCTTCGCGAAACCGAAACTCACCGAAGACTCGGACGTCGACCCGGACATGCTCGACCACATCCGGCGTCGGCGTGATGAAGGCGTGCTCGACGGCCTGGTAGTCGCCAGCGCCGACGGGCAGAACTTCCGCGAACTACTCGAGGAACTCGCGGAAGAGATCCCGGTGACCGTCCTCGGCTTCCACGAGCACGCGCACTGGGCCGTCGAACATGAGACTCTGGATTTCCTCGACCTGGAGGACATCCCCGGGGTCTTCCGTGCGCCGCTGCCGCGTGTCAACCTCGACTCCCTGCCGGACGACGGTGCATGGCTCCAGCCGTACCGGCCTCTCTCCGCGCTGGTTCGCTGA